The following proteins are co-located in the Scomber scombrus chromosome 2, fScoSco1.1, whole genome shotgun sequence genome:
- the msmo1 gene encoding methylsterol monooxygenase 1, translating into MEVNGTANILSSAYLAAEYVDAVLPQNPLQPSLKHAWGYMLDNYTKFQIATWGSLIVHEFIYFLFCLPGFLFQFMPFMQKYKIQADKPETWEKQWRCFKMLLFNHFCIQLPLICGTYYFTEFFNIPYDWDSMPRWPYVLAQCFGCAVVEDTWHYFLHRLLHHRRIYKYIHKVHHEFTSPFGMQAEYAHPAETLILGAGFFIGIMIFCNHVFFLWAWVAFRLLETVDVHSGYDIPLNPLHLIPFYAGARFHDFHHMNFVGNYASTFTWWDKLLNTDNQYNKHMQKQGEKKDQ; encoded by the exons ATGGAAGTGAACGGCACGGCAAACATCCTGAGCTCTGCTTACCTCGCGGCAGAATATGTTGATGCAGTGCTACCACAGAACCCCCTCCAGCCCTCCCTGAAACACGCCTGGGGTTACATGCTGGACAACTACACCAAGTTTCAGATTGCCACCTGGGGGTCCCTCATCGTCCACGAGTTCATCTACTTCCTCTTCTGCCTGCCTGGTTTCCTCTTCCAGTTCATGCCCTTCATGCAGAAATACAAGATCCAAGCG GACAAACCAGAGACCTGGGAGAAACAGTGGAGATGTTTCAAAATGCTGCTGTTCAACCATTTCTGCATCCAGCTGCCTTTGATCTGCGGGACTTACTACTTCACTGAATTCTTCAACATCCCTTATGACTGGGACTCCATGCCACGCTG GCCGTATGTCTTGGCTCAGTGTTTTGGCTGTGCTGTTGTTGAAGACACCTGGCACTACTTCCTCCACCGCCTGCTTCACCACCGCAGGATCTACAAATACATCCACAAAGTCCACCATGAGTTCACG TCTCCATTTGGCATGCAGGCCGAATACGCTCATCCCGCTGAGACGCTCATCCTGGGAGCTGGTTTCTTCATTGGCATCATGATCTTCTGTAACCACGTCTTCTTCCTGTGGGCCTGGGTGGCCTTCCGCCTGCTGGAGACCGTTGATGTCCACAG CGGTTACGACATCCCTCTGAACCCTCTCCACCTGATCCCGTTCTACGCCGGCGCCCGTTTCCACGACTTCCACCACATGAACTTCGTCGGGAACTACGCCTCCACCTTCACCTGGTGGGACAAGCTGTTGAACACAGACAACCAGTACAACAAGCACATGCAAAAacagggagagaaga
- the klhl2 gene encoding kelch-like protein 2, translated as MFTGEMAESRAKRVRIKEMDGWTLGLLVDYIYTAEIQVTEDNVQALLPAAGLLQLNEVKKACCDFLSSQLHPSNCLGIRAFADLHACSQLLAQANSYAEQHFTEVVGSEEFLNLGMEQVSSLIASDKLTIPTEEKVFEAVIAWVNHDKDVRQEHLAHLMEHVRLPLLSREYLVQRVEEESLIKNSSACKDYLIEAMKYHLLPADQRALMKTARTRMRTPACCPKVMVVVGGQAPKAIRSVECYDFEEQRWYQVAELPTRRCRAGVVYVSGCVYAVGGFNGSLRVRTVDCYDPMMDRWTSVSSMQDRRSTLGASVLNGLLYAVGGFDGSTGLSTVEAYNAKTDEWFHVLPMSTRRSSVGVGVVNGILYAVGGYDGATRQCLSTVEAYNPKSNTWSYIAEMGTRRSGAGVGVLKGLLYAMGGHDGPLVRKSCEVYDPASNSWRQVADMNMCRRNAGVCAVNNVLYVVGGDDGSCNLASVEFYNPNSDKWTLLPACMSTGRSYAGVTVIDKPL; from the exons gcGTTGCTGCCCGCAGCAGGACTGCTCCAGCTGAACGAGGTGAAAAAAGCTTGTTGTGACTTCTTGAGCTCTCAGCTTCATCCATCCAATTGTCTGGGAATACGAGCGTTCGCTGACCTGCACGCCTGCTCTCAGCTCCTCGCACAGGCCAACAGCTACGCAG AGCAACATTTCACTGAAGTTGTTGGGAGTGAAGAGTTCCTTAATTTAGGCATGGAGCAAGTGTCCAGCCTGATCGCCAGCGACAAACTCACCATCCCCACAGAGGAgaag GTGTTTGAAGCAGTAATAGCTTGGGTCAACCACGATAAAGACGTCCGTCAGGAACACTTGGCTCACCTGATGGAACACGTCCGCCTGCCGCTCCTCTCCAGAGAGTACCTGGTGCAG CGGGTGGAGGAGGAGTCTCTGATCAAGAATAGCAGCGCGTGTAAAGACTACCTGATCGAGGCCATGAAGTATCACTTGCTGCCAGCTGATCAGAGAGCTCTGATGAAGACTGCACGCACACGTATGAGAACTCCAGCCTGCTGTCCTAAG GTGATGGTCGTTGTTGGAGGACAGGCTCCAAAGGCCATCCGGAGCGTTGAATGTTACGACTTTGAGGAGCAGCGATGGTACCAGGTGGCTGAACTTCCTACCAGGAGGTGCAGAGCAG GTGTGGTTTATGTGAGCGGGTGTGTCTATGCAGTCGGCGGTTTCAACGGTTCTTTGCGCGTGCGGACGGTCGACTGTTACGACCCGATGATGGACCGCTGGACGAGCGTGAGCAGCATGCAGGACCGCCGGTCAACACTTGGTGCTTCTGTGCTCAATGGACTGCTGTACGCTGTGGGAGGCTTCGATGGCAGCACAG GTTTGTCTACAGTCGAGGCGTACAACGCTAAGACAGACGAGTGGTTCCATGTGTTACCCATGAGTACCCGACGTAGCAGTGTAGGAGTGGGCGTTGTTAATG ggaTCCTGTACGCAGTTGGAGGTTACGATGGAGCCACCAGGCAATGTCTGAGTACAGTAGAAGCCTACAACCCGAAAAGCAACACGTGGAGCTACATTGCTGAGATGGGCACGAGACGTAgtggagcag GTGTAGGTGTGTTAAAAGGTTTACTGTATGCCATGGGGGGACATGACGGCCCATTGGTGAGGAAGAGCTGTGAAGTTTACGATCCAGCCTCCAACAGCTGGCGACAGGTAGCTGATATGAACATGTGTCGCCGCAATGCAG gtgtgtgtgctgtaaacaatgtactgtatgtggtggGAGGAGATGATGGCAGCTGTAATTTGGCCTCCGTGGAGTTCTACAATCCAAACTCGGACAAGTGGACACTACTGCCGGCCTGCATGAGCACAGGACGCAGTTATGCAG GTGTGACTGTGATTGACAAGCCCTTATGA